A single genomic interval of Sebastes umbrosus isolate fSebUmb1 chromosome 11, fSebUmb1.pri, whole genome shotgun sequence harbors:
- the LOC119496935 gene encoding B-cell receptor CD22-like has translation MNAQTVLWLLFLALIKNLSCADKPILFTLEDSHLTATEGSCIEIKCRVTHPVNDLDAYWFWIKNASWEDNILSGTVIYSTDSAERQVSTDFANRVKYIGSPSSNWNNHPQRSTKPLCSILICDLKKTDSGDYSFRFQGRVRWTTEKVTLTVQDNPCPITFEKPPVVNEFATITLKCSTSTSCRSNLQIQESTQMSSSLPSEHQQIRGEPESTTRKFTINWQDDGKEFSCQTENNEDKYLVRNITMNVEYSPKEVLAEKSPGNVVEGQSVTLTCSAKGRPVPTFTWFKNNQEEVKATKAVWKITSIEESQNGEYHCEAQNKRGKIKSKPVSINVTYAPEVELIGSPASVVKQGDEMTLTCNVKRSNPQPHTYVWFKNGKVIGHEQTHRYVKRIEPEDRGSYTCTATNTVGTGQSTPLEIQVEYGPRKTNISSSKEDKKVKVGYSLTFYCTTDANPTPLGYSWYRYNIHKQIDSSQWKSKTTPENELRLERVQRADVACYTCNATNIISTGEDSEPVCIQVLYAPTEPTLTMATEVREDQTTTIGCTVESFPPSTLTLRRTSESNSQSSEWHFTEPDNYYGSPNTLVHTFNVTSTHKGFYTCDATNSEGSKMSTERKLVVIYRPKGVTVQAEPALVVNENQSLTLNCSAESHPPVTSVTWMKMIDGKSEILQENQTFTVKSVGPSDSGLYSCTARNGFGTGNSQQAEVKVKYAPKHTKITRTAEQQQPDGTRSVTLSCSSQSYPPVTDYSWYRKMTERDERVSEHQKHTVYSDQPGDYYCTAKNEINQSSSDPLPLFHSELIKKLLIVLFFIILLILILIVLVFRHKRKKSSRQRTTNTLPCFGFLAWWNGARRRNLMNDRGVAEPFRSRDDLSPDQPRRPNAQRCQPRPDNTPASNINSVYCTVNLHIGQHGPSAQKPIRKQGGHTQDDPLNYASLHFENTQKSKLAKAEDDLYAKMYGKNPPTQNEERHEDYENVSAAKAARSPSPLNYDTDTSEDEVEI, from the exons ATGAATGCTCAGACAGTCCTGTGGTTGTTATTTCTGGCTCTAATAAAAA ATTTGTCTTGTGCCGACAAACCAATCCTCTTCACACTAGAAGACAGTCACCTGACTGCTACAGAAGGGTCCTGCATTGAAATCAAATGCAGAGTCACTCATCCTGTTAATGATCTTGATGCATACTGGTTTTGGATAAAGAATGCAAGTTGGGAAGACAACATATTGTCTGGCACTGTCATTTACAGCACAGATAGCGCAGAACGTCAAGTCAGTACAGACTTtgcaaacagagtgaaatatATCGGCTCTCCATCTTCAAATTGGAACAATCATCCTCAACGCTCAACAAAGCCACTGTGTAGTATTTTAATCTGCGACCTAAAAAAAACTGACAGTGGAGACTATTCTTTCAGATTTCAAGGAAGGGTAAGGTGGACGACTGAAAAAGTGACCCTCACTGTTCAAG ATAATCCATGCCCAATCACTTTTGAGAAACCACCTGTCGTAAACGAATTTGCCACCATAACACTCAAATGCTCCACTTCAACTTCATGTCGTTCAAACCTACAAATTCAAGAGTCGACACAAATGTCCTCATCACTGCCCTCGGAGCATCAACAAATACGGGGAGAACCGGAAAGCACCACGCGCAAATTTACAATCAACTGGCAGGATGACGGAAAGGAGTTTTCATGccaaacagaaaataatgaagACAAATATTTGGTTCGGAATATCACAATGAATGTTGAAT ATAGTCCCAAAGAGGTGTTGGCTGAAAAAAGCCCTGGAAACGTCGTGGAAGGACAATCTGTGACTCTCACTTGCTCTGCCAAAGGACGTCCTGTTCCCACCTTTACCTGGTTTAAAAACAATCAAGAGGAAGTAAAGGCAACAAAGGCAGTATGGAAGATCACATCAATTGAGGAGTCACAGAATGGAGAATACCATTGTGAAGCTCAAAACAAACGTgggaaaattaaatcaaaaccaGTCTCTATTAATGTTACAT ATGCGCCTGAAGTTGAGTTGATCGGGTCGCCTGCTTCCGTGGTTAAACAAGGAGATGAAATGACTTTGACGTGTAATGTGAAGAGAAGCAACCCACAACCTCACACCTACGTTTGGTTTAAAAATGGGAAAGTTATTGGTCATGAGCAGACACACCGGTATGTTAAAAGAATCGAGCCTGAGGACAGAGGCTCCTACACATGTACAGCCACTAACACTGTGGGCACTGGACAATCAACGCCACTTGAGATTCAAGTTGAAT ATGGCCCGAGGAAGACAAACATTTCCAGCAGTAAAGAGgataaaaaagtgaaagttgGTTACTCTCTGACATTCTATTGTACCACTGATGCCAATCCTACCCCGTTGGGATATTCCTGGTACCGATACAACATCCATAAACAGATCGACTCCTCACAGTGGAAGTCCAAGACAACTCCTGAAAATGAACTACGTTTGGAGAGGGTACAAAGAGCAGATGTAGCATGTTACACGTGCAACGCAACCAACATCATCAGTACAGGGGAGGATAGTGAGCCGGTGTGCATACAAGTACTCT ATGCTCCAACCGAACCCACACTGACCATGGCTACTGAGGTCAGGGAAGATCAAACCACCACCATCGGATGCACTGTTGAAAGCTTCCCACCGTCAACTCTCACCTTGAGAAGGACTTCCGAATCAAATTCTCAGTCTTCAGAATGGCATTTCACTGAACCCGATAATTATTATGGGTCCCCCAACACTCTCGTACACACATTTAATGTCACTTCAACCCACAAAGGCTTTTATACCTGTGACGCCACGAACAGCGAAGGTTCAAAGATGAGCACAGAAAGGAAGTTGGTGGTGATAT ACCGTCCCAAAGGCGTGACCGTACAAGCTGAGCCTGCCCTTGTTGTGAATGAAAACCAGTCGTTGACGCTAAATTGCAGTGCCGAGTCCCACCCACCGGTGACCTCTGTCACCTGGATGAAGATGATTGATGGGAAGAGTGAAATCCTCCAGGAGAATCAGACCTTCACTGTAAAGTCTGTCGGTCCTTCTGACAGCGGACTGTACAGCTGTACAGCCAGAAATGGCTTTGGAACTGGAAACTCACAGCAAGCTGAGGTTAAAGTCAAGT ATGctccaaaacacacaaagatcaCGAGAAcagccgagcagcagcagcctgacgGGACGAGGTCTGTGACGCTGAGCTGCAGCAGTCAAAGCTATCCCCCCGTCACAGATTATTCATGGTACAGGAAAATGACGGAAAGGGATGAAAGAGTGTCCGAGCATCAGAAGCACACAGTGTATTCAGACCAACCGGGAGACTACTACTGCACtgcaaaaaatgaaataaatcaaagCTCGTCTGACCCACTCCCTCTGTTTCATAGTGA GCTGATTAAGAAACTGCTCATcgtccttttttttattatcctgCTCATCCTTATCTTAATTGTCTTGGTCTTCAG acacaagAGGAAGAAATCAAGTCGACAAAGAACTACGAACACACTGccctgttttggttttctg GCTTGGTGGAATGGCGCCAGGAGGAGGAATCTGATGAACGACCGTGGTGTGGCAGAGCCTTTCAGGAGCAGAGATGACCTCTCGCCAGACCAGCCGCGCCGTCCAAATGCCCAACGATGCCAGCCTCGTCCAGACAACAC GCCTGCATCCAACATCAACAGTGTTTACTGTACCGTGAATCTGCACATCGGACAACAC GGTCCGTCTGCACAAAAGCCAATCAGAAAGCAAGGTGGACACACACAGGATGATCCTCTCAACTACGCGTCTTTACACTTTGAAAATACGCAAAA GAGCAAACTGGCAAAAGCGGAAGACGATCTGTATGCTAAAATGTATGGAAAAAACCCACCTACACAG AATGAAGAAAGGCACGAGGACTACGAGAACGTCAGTGCAGCAAAAGCAGCCAGATCTCCGAGTCCATTGAACTATGACACAGACACCAGTGAGGACGAAGTAGAGATCTGA